In a genomic window of Wyeomyia smithii strain HCP4-BCI-WySm-NY-G18 chromosome 1, ASM2978416v1, whole genome shotgun sequence:
- the LOC129718456 gene encoding uncharacterized protein LOC129718456: MGKTRSKYISAVAKRLQAAANDKNLMFLADSQAKNVFVSEKKSGATNKMATKIGSPEPTSSSKMKHELRKHEKVALSRRQLYSSDYAKHDSKEYIDFEKNKKLVVALKPTDNEFKPTPKFQHPGTSVSKELKSELRQTTVPRQFVSPEICPHKQQNKDKTDLADESIMSNDSVDLSNTDSDTGAENHHGEANQSKMDRVIRQNTVLKRQNNKLKRSYSQAMDRIFRLTDILNAKVCGEPTDMVFTEVLWYPERVTLRRFSEATTSGVYYERLKLKRLKFERLKSRKAENYIRLKTRKAENTKG; encoded by the exons ATGGGCAAAACTCGCTCAAAATACATTTCTGCTGTTGCAAAAAGACTGCAGGCAGCGgcaaatgacaaaaatttaatgtttttagCGGATTCACAGGCTAAAAATGTATTTGTTTCTGAGAAGAAAAGTGGAGCAACGAACAAAATGGCTACTAAGATTGGTTCTCCAGAACCGACTAGCTCTTCAAAAATGAAGCACGAATTGAGAAAACATGAAAAAGTAGCATTGAGCCGTCGACAGTTATATTCCTCAG ACTACGCAAAACACGATTCAAAAGAATATATTGATttcgagaaaaacaaaaaactggtGGTAGCCCTCAAACCAACAGATAATGAATTCAAACCTACACCTAAATTCCAACATCCTGGAACTTCCGTATCGAAGGAGCTGAAATCCGAACTTCGTCAAACAACAGTTCCGAGACAATTTGTTTCACCCG AGATTTGTCCCcacaaacaacaaaataaagataaaaCTGATTTGGCTGATGAATCCATTATGAGCAATGACTCAGTTGACCTGTCCAACACTGACAGTGATACTGGAGCAGAGAATC aTCATGGTGAAGCAAACCAATCAAAAATGGATCGCGTGATTAGACAGAACACAGTTTTAAAAAGACAAAACAACAAACTTAAACGTAGCTACAGCCAGGCGATGGATCGCATCTTCAGGTTAACTGACATTCTCAATGCTAAAGTTTGCGGGGAGCCCACGGACATGGTTTTCACGGAAGTGCTTTGGTACCCCGAAAGAGTGACCCTAAGGCGATTCTCGGAGGCCACAACGAGCggggtctactacgaaaggctgaaactcaaaaggctgaaattcgaaaggctgaaatcacgaaaggctgaaaactacataaggctgaaaacacgaaaggctgaaaacacgaaaggctga